A single Actinomadura algeriensis DNA region contains:
- a CDS encoding type 2 periplasmic-binding domain-containing protein has translation MLVEWASGAHTVNTRRGWPAGPMDARLAEAGPGRRPAATVPTVAAGLFDVRESGPLGFAAERLHRRPVQGLGLVWVPVSLEPPLVPSRPWRGMPATTPIPPPHGCGSASGLWSAAWPRARRGRE, from the coding sequence ATGCTCGTCGAATGGGCGTCCGGCGCCCACACCGTCAACACCCGGCGAGGCTGGCCGGCCGGCCCGATGGACGCGCGCCTCGCCGAGGCGGGACCCGGGCGGCGGCCCGCCGCGACGGTCCCCACGGTCGCCGCGGGCCTGTTCGACGTCCGGGAGAGCGGCCCGCTGGGCTTCGCCGCCGAGCGGCTGCACCGGCGGCCGGTCCAGGGCCTCGGGCTCGTGTGGGTTCCGGTCTCGCTGGAGCCGCCGCTCGTCCCGTCCCGTCCCTGGCGTGGCATGCCCGCTACGACGCCGATCCCGCCCCCGCATGGCTGCGGGAGTGCGTCCGGGCTGTGGTCCGCGGCGTGGCCGCGGGCCCGTCGGGGCCGGGAGTAG
- a CDS encoding ABC transporter permease translates to MSVQAPPAPTVRAETPGLWERANKATLAMLGVTVVLFAVFGIASGNFLTFDNLSNLATQVAITLIVAVAMTFVITTGQIDLSVGSTVAFVAVLTAEMLQAGWDSSIVIVAALAAGLFWGAVNGYLSAYHRIPPFIVTLATMSVIRGLAQLWTEGFSVPIDARLYVAKIGRAEFLGFSALAWIALGAVVIGAVLLSKTRFGNYVNGIGSQEESVRRAGVNTDRIKMVALMLTGLAAGIAGLLTAARLGSGSANSAQAFELTVIAAVVLGGTDLFGGRGTMTGTVIGAVITGVIANGLTLLGVSPFLTPIVTGLVLLAAIWLNLRGNGLAALGAHLMGRGRDRAKEPA, encoded by the coding sequence ATGAGCGTGCAGGCCCCGCCCGCGCCCACCGTCCGCGCCGAGACGCCCGGGCTGTGGGAACGCGCCAACAAGGCGACCCTGGCGATGCTGGGCGTGACCGTCGTGCTGTTCGCGGTCTTCGGCATCGCCTCCGGCAACTTCCTCACCTTCGACAACCTGTCGAACCTCGCCACCCAGGTCGCGATCACGCTGATCGTCGCGGTGGCGATGACGTTCGTGATCACCACCGGGCAGATCGACCTGTCGGTCGGCTCGACGGTGGCGTTCGTGGCCGTCCTCACCGCCGAGATGCTCCAGGCCGGGTGGGACTCCTCGATCGTGATCGTCGCGGCCCTGGCGGCAGGGCTGTTCTGGGGCGCGGTGAACGGCTACCTGTCGGCCTACCACCGGATCCCGCCGTTCATCGTCACGCTCGCGACGATGTCGGTGATCCGCGGGCTGGCGCAGCTGTGGACCGAGGGCTTCTCCGTCCCGATCGACGCCCGGCTGTACGTCGCCAAGATCGGCCGTGCGGAGTTCCTCGGTTTCTCCGCGCTGGCGTGGATCGCGCTCGGCGCCGTGGTGATCGGCGCGGTGCTCCTGTCCAAGACCCGGTTCGGGAACTACGTCAACGGGATCGGCTCGCAGGAGGAGTCGGTCCGCCGCGCGGGGGTGAACACCGACCGCATCAAGATGGTCGCGCTGATGCTGACCGGGCTCGCCGCCGGCATCGCCGGGCTGCTCACCGCGGCCCGTCTCGGCTCCGGTTCGGCGAACTCCGCGCAGGCCTTCGAGCTGACCGTGATCGCGGCGGTGGTGCTCGGCGGCACCGACCTGTTCGGCGGCCGCGGCACGATGACCGGCACCGTCATCGGCGCCGTGATCACCGGTGTGATCGCCAACGGGCTGACGCTGCTCGGCGTGAGCCCGTTCCTCACCCCGATCGTCACCGGCCTGGTGCTGCTCGCCGCCATCTGGCTGAACCTGCGCGGCAACGGCCTCGCCGCGCTGGGCGCCCACCTCATGGGACGCGGACGGGACCGCGCCAAGGAGCCCGCGTGA
- a CDS encoding glutamine amidotransferase, with translation MSRVLIAGESWVTQSTHIKGVDSFTTTSYVTGVEPLRRALEGRGHEVEHMPAHLVPAEFPGDADALAAYDVVVLSDIGANSLQLAPDVFERAVPGRDRLRALRDWTRDGGGLLMVGGYLSFTGFEAKAAFRNTALHEALPVELLPEDDRVELPAGARAAVTGAGHPALGGVEGDWPVLLGYNRVRPREDAEVLATLNGDPLVAVAGFGTGRSAVFTSDCSPHWAPRPFCEEWDGYAKVFGGLVEWLAE, from the coding sequence GTGAGCCGCGTCCTGATCGCAGGAGAGAGCTGGGTCACCCAGTCCACCCACATCAAGGGGGTGGACTCCTTCACCACCACCTCCTACGTCACCGGCGTCGAGCCGCTGCGCCGCGCGCTGGAGGGCCGGGGCCACGAGGTGGAGCACATGCCCGCCCACCTGGTCCCGGCCGAGTTCCCCGGGGACGCGGACGCCCTCGCCGCCTACGACGTCGTGGTCCTGTCCGACATCGGCGCGAACTCCCTGCAGCTCGCTCCCGACGTCTTCGAGCGGGCCGTCCCGGGGCGGGACCGCCTCCGCGCGCTGCGCGACTGGACCCGGGACGGCGGCGGCCTGCTGATGGTCGGCGGCTACCTGTCGTTCACCGGCTTCGAGGCCAAGGCCGCGTTCCGCAACACGGCCCTGCACGAGGCGCTGCCCGTCGAGCTGCTGCCGGAGGACGACCGGGTGGAGCTGCCCGCCGGGGCCCGCGCCGCCGTGACCGGCGCCGGGCACCCCGCGCTCGGCGGCGTCGAGGGCGACTGGCCGGTGCTGCTCGGCTACAACCGGGTCCGGCCCCGCGAGGACGCCGAGGTGCTGGCCACGCTGAACGGCGACCCGCTCGTCGCCGTCGCCGGCTTCGGCACCGGACGCTCGGCGGTGTTCACCTCCGACTGCTCGCCGCACTGGGCGCCGAGGCCGTTCTGCGAGGAGTGGGACGGTTACGCGAAGGTGTTCGGCGGGCTCGTCGAGTGGCTCGCCGAGTGA
- a CDS encoding LacI family DNA-binding transcriptional regulator, producing MTIAQVAERAGVSTATVSRVLSGRGPVSAAVQRKVRAAADELGYQVNSIARALRNSRTDTVGMVVPSISNPFFTSLVESVEHALGREGKELLLCDARSDPEVEARRLATLVARNVDGIIVSPSHGTLSGAAVQETADRLPLVQLDRFVGGTSTDWVGVDDVAAMRQVMDHLHAGGARSAAFVGSLLTNSSTEQRFAGFRRRADDLGIAVAPEQVLLGDYSVEWGETAAARLITEGGPPDAIVCADDLIALGVTRACRAHGVDVPGRVQVTGYDNIEFARLSEPALTTVDQPRERIAAEAVRLLAAAAADGSDREARGPSAHISLVPSLVVRDSTRADD from the coding sequence GTGACGATCGCACAGGTCGCCGAGCGGGCGGGGGTGTCCACCGCCACGGTGTCGCGCGTCCTGTCGGGCCGCGGACCGGTCTCGGCGGCGGTGCAGCGCAAGGTGCGGGCGGCCGCCGACGAGCTCGGCTACCAGGTCAACTCGATCGCCCGCGCCCTGCGCAACAGCCGCACCGACACCGTGGGCATGGTCGTGCCGAGCATCTCCAACCCGTTCTTCACCTCGCTGGTGGAGAGCGTCGAGCACGCCCTCGGGCGCGAGGGCAAGGAGCTCCTGCTGTGCGACGCCCGCTCCGACCCCGAGGTCGAGGCGCGGCGGCTCGCGACGCTCGTCGCCCGTAACGTCGACGGGATCATCGTGAGCCCGAGCCACGGCACGCTGAGCGGCGCCGCCGTGCAGGAGACGGCCGACCGGCTGCCGCTGGTCCAGCTCGACCGGTTCGTCGGCGGGACCAGCACCGACTGGGTCGGCGTGGACGACGTCGCCGCGATGCGCCAGGTCATGGACCACCTGCACGCGGGCGGGGCGCGGTCGGCGGCGTTCGTCGGCTCGCTGCTGACCAACTCCTCGACCGAGCAGCGTTTCGCCGGATTCCGCCGCCGCGCCGACGACCTCGGCATCGCCGTGGCGCCCGAGCAGGTCCTCCTCGGCGACTACAGCGTGGAGTGGGGCGAGACCGCCGCCGCACGGCTGATCACCGAGGGCGGCCCGCCGGACGCGATCGTGTGCGCCGACGACCTGATCGCCCTCGGCGTCACCCGGGCCTGCCGTGCGCACGGCGTGGACGTCCCGGGCCGCGTCCAGGTGACCGGCTACGACAACATCGAGTTCGCGCGGCTGAGCGAGCCGGCGCTGACGACCGTGGACCAGCCCCGCGAGCGGATCGCGGCCGAGGCCGTCCGGCTGCTGGCCGCGGCGGCCGCGGACGGGAGCGACCGGGAGGCGCGCGGGCCGTCCGCGCACATCTCGCTGGTGCCGAGCCTGGTCGTGCGCGACAGCACCCGCGCGGACGACTGA
- a CDS encoding BtpA/SgcQ family protein, whose amino-acid sequence MTAETGSERALGVFPPGPNAIEELFGTPKVVIGVVHLPPLPGSPHYEGVPLDEICAFAIEEARAYLDGGCHGLIVENHWDIPFLKPGEHGYETAAAMAVVTDRVRHATGGRTGVSVLSNAAECSIASAWSGGGGFVRVNQWANAYVANEGIIEGQAAHAARYRSRIRANPVKVFADVHVKHGAHAIVADRTLAEQTEDAEFFGADVLIATGSRTGDAAALDEVRGIAAHTSLPVVIGSGITAGNIGELLPACDGVIVASSVKDNGRWWGRVDAAKVRELTAAAAKAGADLP is encoded by the coding sequence ATGACGGCGGAGACGGGGAGCGAGCGGGCGCTGGGCGTCTTCCCGCCCGGGCCGAACGCGATCGAGGAACTGTTCGGAACCCCCAAGGTCGTCATCGGCGTCGTGCACCTGCCGCCGCTGCCCGGCAGTCCCCACTACGAAGGCGTTCCGCTGGACGAGATCTGCGCGTTCGCCATCGAGGAGGCGCGGGCCTACCTCGACGGCGGCTGCCACGGGCTCATCGTCGAGAACCACTGGGACATCCCGTTCCTCAAGCCCGGCGAGCACGGCTACGAGACGGCCGCCGCGATGGCCGTCGTGACCGACCGCGTCCGGCACGCCACCGGCGGGCGGACGGGCGTCAGCGTGCTGTCCAACGCGGCCGAGTGCTCCATCGCCTCCGCCTGGTCCGGCGGCGGCGGGTTCGTCCGCGTCAACCAGTGGGCCAACGCCTACGTCGCCAACGAGGGCATCATCGAGGGGCAGGCCGCGCACGCCGCCCGCTACCGCAGCCGGATCCGCGCGAACCCCGTGAAGGTCTTCGCCGACGTGCACGTCAAGCACGGCGCGCACGCGATCGTCGCCGACCGCACCCTCGCCGAGCAGACCGAGGACGCCGAGTTCTTCGGCGCCGACGTGCTGATCGCCACCGGATCCCGGACGGGCGACGCGGCCGCCCTCGACGAGGTGCGGGGCATCGCCGCGCACACGAGCCTGCCCGTCGTGATCGGGTCGGGCATCACCGCCGGGAACATCGGCGAGCTGCTGCCCGCCTGCGACGGCGTCATCGTCGCCTCCTCGGTCAAGGACAACGGCCGCTGGTGGGGCCGGGTCGACGCGGCGAAGGTCCGCGAGCTGACCGCCGCCGCGGCGAAGGCCGGAGCGGACCTGCCGTGA
- a CDS encoding M20 family metallopeptidase gives MDARDGTIDALELARRLVRIDTRGGGERAAADLVAEVLGDAGFEVGVDEPEAGRANVVARRGPDVPRVPVTLTGHLDTVPADPSGWSFDPLGGEVRDGRLLGRGSSDMKAGVACQIAAAAGAARDRPLQLVFTFGEETGCDGAARLDPASLVPADLLVVAEPTANRTVLGHKGTLWLRVTARGVSAHGSRPELGRNALAALAAAATRVHGHRGWPVSPTHGPVTVNVGTFRAGVQPNLVPDHAEMRLDVRTVPGFGSDEAVAEIAELCGPEVELERLVDLPGVGTDPASPGVARALELLAPGASAREPEYATYFTDASVLTAMLGDPAVVVHGPGDPEQAHVTDESCSVPRIEEAVAAFRRLLGAS, from the coding sequence ATGGACGCGAGGGACGGGACGATCGACGCGCTGGAGCTGGCGCGGCGGCTGGTGCGGATCGACACCAGGGGCGGCGGCGAGCGCGCCGCGGCCGACCTGGTGGCCGAGGTGCTCGGCGACGCGGGCTTCGAGGTCGGCGTGGACGAGCCGGAGGCGGGGCGCGCGAACGTCGTCGCCCGCCGCGGCCCGGACGTGCCGCGCGTCCCGGTCACTCTCACCGGGCATCTGGACACCGTGCCCGCCGACCCGTCCGGCTGGTCGTTCGACCCGCTGGGCGGCGAGGTGCGCGACGGGCGGCTGCTCGGGCGCGGCAGCAGCGACATGAAGGCCGGGGTGGCGTGCCAGATCGCCGCCGCCGCGGGCGCGGCCCGCGACCGTCCGCTGCAGCTGGTGTTCACGTTCGGGGAGGAGACCGGCTGCGACGGCGCCGCGCGGCTGGACCCGGCGTCGCTCGTCCCGGCGGACCTGCTGGTGGTGGCGGAGCCGACGGCGAACCGGACGGTCCTCGGGCACAAGGGCACGCTGTGGCTGCGGGTGACCGCGCGCGGGGTGTCGGCGCACGGTTCGCGGCCCGAGCTGGGCCGCAACGCGCTCGCCGCGCTCGCCGCCGCGGCGACGCGGGTGCACGGGCACCGCGGCTGGCCGGTGAGCCCCACGCACGGGCCGGTGACGGTGAACGTCGGCACCTTCCGCGCGGGCGTGCAGCCGAACCTGGTGCCCGACCACGCCGAGATGCGGCTGGACGTCCGCACCGTCCCGGGCTTCGGCTCGGACGAGGCCGTCGCGGAGATCGCGGAGCTGTGCGGCCCGGAGGTGGAGCTCGAACGGCTCGTCGACCTGCCCGGCGTCGGGACTGACCCCGCCTCCCCGGGCGTCGCGCGGGCGCTGGAACTGCTGGCGCCCGGCGCGTCCGCGCGGGAGCCGGAGTATGCGACGTACTTCACGGACGCGTCGGTGCTGACGGCGATGCTCGGCGACCCGGCGGTGGTCGTTCACGGTCCGGGCGATCCCGAACAGGCGCACGTGACCGACGAATCGTGTTCGGTGCCGCGGATCGAGGAGGCCGTCGCGGCGTTCCGCCGGCTGCTCGGCGCGTCCTGA
- a CDS encoding ATP-binding cassette domain-containing protein, which yields MAEAPLVSLRGITKSFGAVKSLRGVDLTLAPGEVLGLVGDNGAGKSTLMKVLAGALRHDTGTIAIDGREVRFGSPADARRERIGIVYQDLALCDTLDVASNLFLGREPRKGPFIDRRAMHARAAETLSDLHVRVKSTYQEIGHLSGGQRQAVAIARAVSFKPRVLILDEPTAALAVAEVRQVLSMIKEVAAQGVGVILITHRLQDLFEVCDRITVMYEGRSVDDEPVSALDIERLVALITRSGLAAGSEPTEEVA from the coding sequence ATGGCCGAAGCACCCCTGGTCTCACTGCGCGGCATCACCAAGTCGTTCGGCGCGGTGAAGTCGCTGCGCGGCGTCGATCTCACGCTGGCGCCGGGCGAGGTGCTCGGCCTCGTCGGCGACAACGGCGCCGGAAAGTCCACGCTGATGAAGGTCCTGGCCGGCGCCCTGCGGCACGACACCGGGACGATCGCGATCGACGGCCGCGAGGTGCGGTTCGGCAGCCCCGCGGACGCGCGCCGCGAACGGATCGGGATCGTCTACCAGGACCTCGCGCTGTGCGACACGCTCGATGTCGCGAGCAACTTGTTCCTCGGCCGCGAACCGCGCAAGGGGCCGTTCATCGACCGCCGCGCCATGCACGCCCGGGCCGCCGAGACGCTGTCGGACCTGCACGTCCGCGTCAAGTCGACGTACCAGGAGATCGGGCACCTGTCCGGCGGGCAGCGGCAGGCGGTGGCGATCGCCCGCGCGGTGTCGTTCAAACCGCGCGTGCTGATCCTGGACGAGCCGACCGCGGCGCTCGCGGTCGCCGAGGTCCGCCAGGTCCTCTCGATGATCAAGGAGGTCGCGGCGCAGGGCGTCGGGGTCATCCTGATCACCCACCGGTTGCAGGACCTGTTCGAGGTCTGCGACCGCATCACCGTCATGTACGAGGGCCGCAGCGTGGACGACGAGCCGGTGTCCGCGCTCGACATCGAGCGGCTCGTCGCCCTGATCACCCGCTCCGGCCTCGCCGCCGGGTCCGAGCCCACCGAGGAGGTGGCCTGA
- a CDS encoding substrate-binding domain-containing protein → MMRHTVRAVVALGLLLTATVGCDVEARREIAAEKKATEQGPPPPERIAESCEVDGRPPKIGVVPINLQALFFNQINTGAKTVADKAGASMQVVNGDDDSAKQANAIDNMVADDYDAIIVDAVDTEGVKPAIRRAKAAGVPVVAVDATVDDPAVATQVGTANAEGGKQIAEALLKLSGGKGEIGVVGALNSTVQNERQKGFTDAVTAGGMKIGTVVDGRNIQEQAQTAAENLLTGNPDLPYAYATGEPALIGLAAAVRSQERTEDIEVVGWDLSQQAVDGLRAGWIVGVVQQNTFKFGHAAMNAAIDLACGRSAPADVPVPTQIVTPANVADYLYYLEK, encoded by the coding sequence ATGATGCGACACACGGTGCGGGCCGTGGTCGCGCTCGGCCTGCTGCTGACGGCGACGGTCGGTTGCGACGTCGAGGCCAGGCGCGAGATCGCGGCCGAGAAGAAGGCCACCGAGCAGGGCCCGCCGCCGCCCGAGCGGATCGCGGAGTCGTGCGAGGTGGACGGGCGGCCGCCGAAGATCGGGGTCGTCCCGATCAACCTGCAGGCCCTCTTCTTCAACCAGATCAACACCGGCGCGAAGACGGTCGCCGACAAGGCCGGGGCGAGCATGCAGGTCGTCAACGGCGACGACGACTCCGCGAAGCAGGCGAACGCGATCGACAACATGGTCGCCGACGACTACGACGCGATCATCGTCGACGCGGTCGACACCGAGGGCGTCAAGCCGGCGATCCGCCGCGCGAAGGCCGCCGGTGTCCCGGTCGTCGCGGTGGACGCCACCGTCGACGACCCCGCCGTCGCCACCCAGGTCGGCACCGCCAACGCCGAGGGCGGGAAGCAGATCGCCGAGGCGCTGCTGAAGCTCTCCGGCGGCAAGGGCGAGATCGGCGTCGTCGGCGCCCTCAACAGCACCGTCCAGAACGAGCGGCAGAAGGGCTTCACCGACGCGGTCACCGCGGGCGGCATGAAGATCGGGACCGTGGTCGACGGCCGCAACATCCAGGAACAGGCGCAGACCGCCGCCGAAAACCTCCTGACCGGCAACCCGGACCTCCCGTACGCGTACGCGACGGGCGAGCCCGCGCTGATCGGCCTCGCCGCGGCCGTCCGCAGCCAGGAGCGCACCGAGGACATCGAGGTCGTCGGCTGGGACCTGTCGCAGCAGGCCGTGGACGGCCTCAGGGCCGGGTGGATCGTCGGCGTCGTCCAGCAGAACACCTTCAAGTTCGGCCACGCGGCGATGAACGCCGCGATCGACCTCGCGTGCGGCCGGTCCGCTCCCGCGGACGTGCCCGTCCCGACCCAGATCGTCACGCCCGCCAACGTCGCGGACTACCTGTACTACCTGGAGAAGTGA
- a CDS encoding TenA family protein: protein MTRSETLLEACAGPLERAAAMRFAEDVRTGAIGAREYADYLEIEASFVATAARLHGLAIWDAPDAAAIERNSAAVHALTTEQADYFRAARAAWPVPARPGAAARGAVLSEFALAAAREGGHAAVVTVMFAAESLYLAWCGRAHREGGVPPGPIADWVALHAGEAFRRGVEALAREVDAIPADVPDDRLVRWFGGMLEAEIAFHDAVYG from the coding sequence GTGACCCGCTCGGAGACGCTGCTGGAGGCGTGCGCCGGGCCGCTGGAGCGCGCCGCGGCGATGCGGTTCGCCGAGGACGTCCGCACGGGCGCGATCGGCGCCCGCGAGTACGCCGACTACCTGGAGATCGAGGCGTCCTTCGTCGCCACCGCCGCGCGGCTGCACGGCCTGGCGATCTGGGACGCACCCGACGCGGCGGCCATCGAGCGGAACTCGGCGGCCGTCCACGCGCTGACCACCGAGCAGGCCGACTACTTCCGCGCGGCCCGCGCCGCCTGGCCGGTCCCGGCCCGCCCGGGCGCGGCGGCGCGCGGGGCCGTGCTGTCCGAGTTCGCGCTGGCGGCGGCGCGCGAGGGCGGGCACGCGGCCGTGGTGACGGTGATGTTCGCCGCCGAGAGCCTGTACCTGGCCTGGTGCGGGCGGGCGCACCGGGAGGGCGGCGTCCCGCCCGGTCCGATCGCCGACTGGGTCGCGCTGCACGCGGGCGAGGCGTTCCGGCGGGGCGTCGAGGCGCTCGCCCGGGAGGTCGACGCGATCCCCGCCGACGTCCCGGACGACCGGCTCGTCCGCTGGTTCGGCGGGATGCTGGAGGCGGAGATCGCCTTCCACGACGCCGTCTACGGCTGA
- a CDS encoding carbohydrate kinase family protein — translation MIVFCGYANVDLTVEVPVLPGPAARVQATRVRRGEGGMAANAAVAAARMGADARFAGVVGPDAESTAFLAALAADGVDTRGTSRTGVLTTAVVLLTPDGERSIISQDDRVTTEHVAAAAAEARDAGAWLYLDGYRFPPAADVLGGPARPRLVVDLDGCDGPAAMRAALAAADHALVGRAQATAFLAADAADAGDADAVLAAESAAHRVNLVVTDGARGWTLFAPDGARHAGAAIAVTAVDATGAGDCFAGAYCAELDRGAAPPDAARVAAVAAGLSCTRPGARDGLPHRASVLSRIRAENGPTTNGSRPNDSRTSAPVAPAAPARPHREET, via the coding sequence GTGATCGTCTTCTGCGGGTACGCCAACGTCGACCTGACGGTCGAGGTCCCGGTGCTGCCCGGTCCGGCGGCGCGCGTGCAGGCGACGCGCGTCCGGCGGGGCGAGGGCGGGATGGCGGCGAACGCGGCGGTGGCGGCCGCCCGGATGGGGGCCGACGCCCGGTTCGCCGGGGTCGTCGGCCCGGACGCCGAGAGCACCGCGTTCCTCGCCGCGCTCGCCGCGGACGGCGTCGACACCCGCGGGACCTCCCGCACCGGCGTTCTCACCACCGCCGTCGTGCTGCTCACCCCGGACGGGGAACGTTCCATCATCAGCCAGGACGACCGGGTGACCACCGAGCACGTGGCCGCCGCGGCGGCGGAGGCGCGGGACGCCGGGGCCTGGCTCTACCTGGACGGTTACCGGTTCCCCCCGGCGGCGGACGTCCTCGGCGGGCCCGCCCGGCCGCGCCTCGTCGTCGACCTCGACGGCTGCGACGGGCCCGCCGCGATGCGGGCCGCGCTCGCCGCCGCCGACCACGCGCTCGTCGGCCGCGCGCAGGCGACCGCGTTCCTCGCCGCCGACGCCGCCGACGCCGGTGACGCCGACGCCGTGCTCGCCGCAGAGTCCGCCGCCCATCGGGTAAACCTGGTGGTCACCGATGGTGCGCGCGGCTGGACGCTGTTCGCCCCGGACGGCGCCCGGCACGCCGGGGCCGCCATCGCGGTGACGGCCGTGGACGCCACCGGCGCGGGCGACTGCTTCGCGGGCGCCTACTGCGCGGAGCTCGACCGGGGCGCCGCGCCACCGGACGCGGCGCGGGTCGCCGCCGTCGCGGCGGGCCTGTCGTGCACCCGGCCCGGCGCGCGCGACGGCCTGCCGCACCGCGCGTCCGTCCTGTCCCGGATCCGCGCCGAGAACGGACCGACCACGAACGGCTCCCGCCCGAACGACTCCCGCACATCGGCCCCGGTCGCGCCCGCCGCGCCCGCCCGGCCCCATCGAGAGGAGACATGA
- a CDS encoding RlpA-like double-psi beta-barrel domain-containing protein, with product MQKRAINVVLTSITGTALAGMLVAGVAAASDDGAPTEQQMLLSKQVTSSQEHKTPAAGKGSAKPEADKPAPSAGDKAEKKSDAAKDEKEDDVLLSGETTASYFWDDGSGVRGDTGAPASGEPMQKGMFASPSWPMMTKVKVSYNGRSVTGFVGDRGPGEPSHRGIMLDLDTYTFRYLLDGEKPESKYVAGTGQGHIEGLKWEVLEWGDGGGERGKPQPFGS from the coding sequence ATGCAGAAGCGAGCGATCAACGTCGTCCTGACCAGCATCACCGGTACCGCCCTGGCCGGGATGCTCGTGGCCGGTGTGGCGGCCGCGAGCGACGACGGCGCTCCCACGGAGCAGCAGATGCTCCTGTCCAAGCAGGTCACCTCCTCGCAGGAGCACAAGACCCCCGCGGCGGGCAAGGGCTCGGCGAAGCCCGAGGCCGACAAGCCCGCTCCCTCCGCCGGTGACAAGGCGGAGAAGAAGTCCGACGCCGCGAAGGACGAGAAGGAGGACGACGTCCTCCTCAGCGGTGAGACGACCGCGTCCTACTTCTGGGACGACGGTTCCGGCGTCCGCGGCGACACCGGCGCCCCGGCGAGCGGCGAGCCCATGCAGAAGGGCATGTTCGCCAGCCCGAGCTGGCCGATGATGACCAAGGTCAAGGTCAGCTACAACGGCCGCAGCGTGACCGGCTTCGTCGGCGACCGCGGCCCGGGCGAGCCCTCGCACCGGGGCATCATGCTGGACCTCGACACCTACACCTTCCGGTACCTGCTGGACGGCGAGAAGCCCGAGAGCAAGTACGTCGCGGGGACCGGGCAGGGCCACATCGAGGGCCTGAAGTGGGAGGTCCTCGAGTGGGGCGACGGCGGCGGCGAGCGCGGCAAGCCGCAGCCCTTCGGTTCCTGA
- a CDS encoding phosphotriesterase family protein: MTSGGAGHGASVDVTTVTGPVPSAGLGLTLTHEHLRNDVRKAVGEPDDPDLAFLRDARTTPELAWLLREQPYACLDHCTLDDDAAMLADLRAFAAAGGGTVVDVTPGGLGRDPLVLRSFAERSGLRIVMGSGWYLESYHPPHLAGADERDLAAELVAEFTGGVEDTGVRPGVIGEIGVSPDFTPAEETALRAASRAQRETGVPLYVHLPGWQRRAHQVLDIVLDEYGVPPGAVVLCHMDPSHDDPAYQRAVADRGVWLEFDMIGMPFRYPGEGQSPAPHETAHAITWLIVHGHGERLLLSHDVFLKSMLTAYGGNGFRYVPSLFVRRLADLGVPRETADGLLRENPARLFEAAAA; this comes from the coding sequence GTGACGTCCGGCGGGGCCGGCCACGGCGCGTCCGTCGACGTGACGACGGTGACCGGTCCCGTGCCCAGCGCGGGCCTGGGCCTCACCCTCACCCACGAGCACCTGCGCAACGACGTCCGCAAGGCGGTCGGCGAGCCGGACGACCCGGACCTCGCGTTCCTGCGCGACGCCCGCACGACCCCGGAACTGGCCTGGCTGCTGCGCGAGCAGCCCTACGCCTGCCTGGACCACTGCACGCTGGACGACGACGCCGCGATGCTCGCCGACCTGCGCGCGTTCGCGGCCGCGGGCGGCGGGACGGTCGTGGACGTCACCCCCGGCGGCCTCGGCCGCGACCCGCTCGTCCTGCGGTCGTTCGCCGAGCGCAGCGGCCTGCGGATCGTCATGGGCTCCGGCTGGTACCTGGAGTCGTACCACCCGCCCCACCTGGCCGGGGCGGACGAGCGCGACCTCGCCGCCGAGCTGGTCGCCGAGTTCACCGGCGGGGTGGAGGACACGGGCGTCCGGCCGGGCGTGATCGGCGAGATCGGCGTGTCGCCGGACTTCACGCCCGCCGAGGAGACCGCCCTGCGCGCCGCGTCCCGCGCCCAGCGCGAGACCGGCGTCCCGCTGTACGTGCACCTGCCCGGCTGGCAGCGCCGCGCGCACCAGGTCCTCGACATCGTCCTGGACGAGTACGGCGTGCCGCCCGGCGCGGTCGTGCTGTGCCACATGGACCCGTCCCACGACGACCCCGCCTACCAGCGCGCGGTCGCGGACCGGGGCGTCTGGCTGGAGTTCGACATGATCGGGATGCCGTTCCGCTACCCGGGCGAGGGCCAGTCGCCCGCCCCGCACGAGACGGCCCACGCGATCACGTGGCTCATCGTGCACGGCCACGGCGAGCGGCTGCTGCTCAGCCACGACGTGTTCCTCAAGAGCATGCTCACCGCCTACGGCGGCAACGGCTTCCGGTACGTGCCGTCCCTGTTCGTCCGGCGGCTGGCCGACCTCGGCGTGCCCCGCGAGACCGCCGACGGCCTGCTGCGCGAGAACCCGGCCCGGCTGTTCGAGGCCGCCGCGGCCTGA